One genomic segment of Rivularia sp. PCC 7116 includes these proteins:
- a CDS encoding sugar transferase: MSFVSELSGNKSVLDLRAPSLTQLRKRVGAIWLRRITLALVDGICLGIAWKIAELQSLNSNTNWFEQGNLFFILSTIALQICLIATQGLYEAGEKRRDYYSLSKTITFSYFLLLLFEYVYLQNNLFPRGVFLTVWVLSIAFTSLGRFTVNTAIVRLRKQNIITCPTYIICSLAEKEKAIKLLEKQNCYNLVGWKNVNSISKSLKNLSATIEEISSLGVAEVFVCSWQSIESRMFLYWKLRNAGVILHILPIELQAVEQRLELKMLGGIPILNFMPPAITGSDFWTKRYFDFCSSALFILLASPIYLLIALLIKLDSPGPVFYKQTRVGLHGKAFQVWKFRTMVTNADELQKQLEAQNETEDGILFKIKDDPRITRVGKFLRQYSLDEFPQLFNVLFGEMSLVGPRPLPVRDVQKFSNHHLIRQEVLPGITGLWQISGRSDIMNFEKVINLDKTYMENWSLSLDLRIILQTIKVILEKKGAY; the protein is encoded by the coding sequence ATGTCTTTTGTTAGTGAATTATCAGGGAATAAAAGCGTCTTGGATTTACGCGCTCCATCTTTAACACAATTACGTAAAAGAGTTGGCGCAATATGGCTTCGTAGAATAACTCTTGCTCTAGTAGACGGAATATGCTTGGGAATAGCTTGGAAAATAGCAGAATTACAAAGTTTAAACTCTAATACTAATTGGTTTGAACAAGGCAATTTATTTTTTATCCTGTCAACTATTGCCCTTCAAATTTGTCTGATTGCAACTCAAGGATTATATGAAGCAGGAGAAAAAAGGCGCGATTATTATAGTCTCAGCAAAACAATAACATTCTCCTATTTTCTCCTATTACTTTTTGAATATGTTTACTTGCAAAATAATTTATTCCCAAGAGGTGTATTTCTTACAGTATGGGTTCTGAGTATCGCATTTACAAGCTTGGGAAGATTTACTGTAAATACTGCTATTGTGCGGCTCAGGAAGCAAAATATAATTACTTGTCCCACATATATCATCTGTTCTCTAGCAGAAAAAGAAAAGGCAATAAAATTATTAGAAAAACAAAACTGTTACAATCTTGTAGGTTGGAAAAATGTTAACTCAATTTCAAAGTCGCTGAAGAATTTATCGGCTACGATAGAAGAAATTAGTAGTTTAGGAGTAGCAGAAGTATTTGTTTGCTCTTGGCAGTCAATAGAAAGCCGAATGTTTCTTTACTGGAAGTTAAGAAATGCTGGCGTTATTTTGCATATTTTGCCAATTGAGTTGCAAGCAGTAGAACAAAGATTAGAATTAAAAATGCTTGGTGGCATCCCAATATTAAACTTTATGCCCCCAGCAATTACAGGAAGTGACTTCTGGACAAAACGGTATTTTGATTTTTGCAGTTCGGCATTGTTCATTTTATTGGCATCACCAATTTATCTGTTGATTGCGTTACTAATCAAATTAGATTCTCCCGGTCCAGTATTTTACAAGCAAACTCGTGTTGGTTTACATGGCAAGGCTTTCCAAGTCTGGAAATTTCGCACAATGGTGACGAATGCAGATGAATTACAGAAACAGTTAGAAGCGCAAAACGAAACCGAAGACGGAATTCTCTTCAAAATCAAAGATGACCCACGCATTACCAGAGTGGGAAAGTTTCTTCGTCAATATAGTTTAGATGAATTTCCTCAATTATTTAATGTTCTTTTTGGAGAAATGAGTTTGGTTGGTCCTCGTCCTCTCCCTGTAAGAGACGTGCAAAAGTTTTCCAACCACCACCTCATCCGTCAAGAAGTTCTTCCCGGCATTACCGGTTTATGGCAAATCTCCGGGCGTTCAGATATTATGAACTTCGAGAAAGTGATTAATTTGGATAAAACCTATATGGAAAATTGGTCGCTTTCTTTAGATTTACGGATTATCCTGCAAACTATCAAAGTAATTTTGGAAAAGAAAGGAGCTTACTAA
- a CDS encoding endo-1,4-beta-xylanase, which yields MGAVIIGKKELKRQQILALDDPHCECIKYPGDKSLKERAAKKKILFGTAIRHPLLSTDKEYARSLIEECSILVSEWGFKWHVYPKPLRPTPQSFDFAAADVMYNFARSHGMKVRGHTLVWYMSLPPWFEKTVNRQNAKDILEKHINTVVGRYRGKMHSWDVVNEAIEPRDGHPNGLRKTPWLEFIGEDYIDLAFRLAHKADPEAMLVYNDYGLVYDRPQDEAKRHAVIKLLKRLKSQGTPIHALGLQAHLDGSETRFNHQILKDFLAQVANLGLKIMVTELDVTDKDLPLDIKVRDRIVAKAYSNYLKVVLEEPAVIAILTWGLNDKHSWLNEFQPRKDGASVRPLPLDAGGKRKFAWNAMARAFDTAPSR from the coding sequence ATGGGTGCAGTGATTATAGGTAAAAAAGAATTAAAACGTCAGCAGATACTTGCTTTAGACGACCCACATTGTGAATGCATTAAATATCCTGGGGACAAATCTTTAAAAGAACGTGCTGCTAAGAAAAAAATACTTTTTGGTACAGCTATACGGCATCCATTGCTTTCAACTGATAAAGAATATGCTCGAAGTCTAATTGAAGAATGCTCGATATTAGTGTCAGAGTGGGGATTTAAATGGCACGTTTACCCCAAGCCATTGCGTCCAACACCCCAATCCTTTGATTTTGCTGCGGCTGATGTAATGTATAATTTTGCCCGCAGTCACGGGATGAAAGTTCGGGGGCATACATTGGTATGGTACATGTCTTTACCTCCTTGGTTTGAGAAGACAGTCAACCGTCAAAATGCTAAAGATATCCTTGAAAAACACATCAACACAGTTGTAGGACGTTACCGAGGAAAAATGCATTCTTGGGATGTGGTTAATGAAGCTATCGAACCAAGAGATGGGCATCCTAACGGTTTAAGAAAAACGCCGTGGTTGGAGTTTATAGGAGAAGATTATATTGACCTTGCTTTTCGTTTAGCTCATAAAGCCGATCCAGAAGCAATGCTAGTTTATAACGATTATGGTTTAGTTTACGACAGACCCCAAGACGAAGCCAAACGACATGCCGTTATTAAACTCTTAAAGCGTTTAAAATCTCAAGGAACTCCCATTCACGCTTTAGGTTTACAAGCTCATCTAGATGGCAGCGAAACTAGATTTAATCATCAGATATTAAAAGATTTTCTAGCCCAAGTTGCCAACCTGGGTTTAAAAATCATGGTAACGGAACTTGATGTTACAGATAAAGATTTACCCCTTGACATCAAAGTGCGGGACAGAATAGTTGCTAAAGCTTACAGCAATTATTTGAAAGTTGTGTTGGAAGAACCAGCAGTAATCGCGATTTTAACTTGGGGATTAAACGATAAACATAGTTGGCTCAACGAATTTCAGCCTCGAAAAGACGGCGCATCGGTTCGACCTTTGCCATTAGACGCAGGGGGAAAACGTAAATTTGCTTGGAATGCTATGGCTCGTGCTTTTGATACCGCACCAAGCCGTTAA
- a CDS encoding WecB/TagA/CpsF family glycosyltransferase — protein MRVNICGVKIDNYSFNEVVKRIVDHTITGVVPAYVVTPNAQHVLTLQRDTYFRNIYKDAFLAVPDGVSLLWSAKFLKTPLNGRVNGTDLFEELSAVAEKKGLKVFLLGGRPGAAEAAKRTLQARHPDLKIVGTHCPPYGFESQPQQLALINSKIKAVAPDILFVGLGAPKQEKWIYENYLELGVPVSLGIGVSFELVADMVQRAPSWMQKWGLEWLFRLIVEPKRLWKRYIMGNPQFMWLVIQQKLGFRKLA, from the coding sequence ATGAGAGTAAATATTTGTGGAGTCAAAATTGACAATTATAGTTTTAATGAGGTGGTAAAACGTATAGTAGACCATACTATTACAGGTGTTGTTCCCGCCTATGTTGTTACTCCTAATGCACAGCATGTCTTAACCCTTCAGCGCGACACTTATTTCCGCAATATCTATAAAGATGCATTTCTGGCAGTGCCTGATGGTGTCTCATTATTATGGTCAGCGAAATTCCTCAAAACACCTTTAAATGGTCGGGTTAATGGTACAGATCTATTTGAAGAATTATCGGCTGTAGCTGAAAAAAAAGGACTCAAAGTCTTTCTGCTGGGTGGTCGTCCCGGCGCTGCTGAAGCCGCTAAAAGAACTTTGCAAGCTAGACATCCAGATTTAAAGATAGTGGGAACTCATTGTCCGCCTTATGGGTTTGAATCTCAACCGCAGCAATTAGCTTTAATCAATTCCAAAATCAAAGCAGTAGCGCCGGATATTCTTTTTGTTGGATTAGGTGCTCCTAAACAGGAAAAATGGATATACGAAAATTATTTAGAACTAGGAGTACCTGTCTCTTTGGGTATTGGGGTTAGTTTTGAATTAGTTGCCGATATGGTACAAAGAGCGCCTTCATGGATGCAAAAATGGGGTTTGGAGTGGTTGTTTCGCTTAATTGTTGAGCCAAAACGCTTGTGGAAGCGTTATATCATGGGAAATCCTCAGTTTATGTGGTTAGTAATTCAACAAAAGCTAGGTTTTCGTAAGCTAGCTTAA
- a CDS encoding glycosyltransferase family 4 protein: MSKLNILMLGASLEQNGGIATVEKLILKHNPEDVNYQHITTHDEGTILHRIKVFIKACRALLWNLMNGKADILHVHISDGGSLVRKAIIAVIAFIFNKPILMHAHGAEFQTTYSKLPLLAQLVLSKIFRSCDKFIVLSKNWEEYYTHNLGLKKQQVVVLPNPTELPIQIPNRIHTSSIKFGFCGRIGSRKGTFDLIQAFATMPQSLRERSELIIAGDGDIEPACRLVEKLEIKDRVRFLGWIDSQAREKLLTDIDIFVLPSYNEGLPMALLEAMAWGLPVVVTPVGGIPELITSAENGLLVAPGDIQQLSKNMQQLVENQPLRVSLGSAARQSVIPLDVKAYCTEMYQIYNSAIDCKSRKPSILYPYGNILQRLLEIRI; this comes from the coding sequence ATGAGCAAATTAAATATTCTCATGCTGGGTGCTAGCTTAGAACAAAATGGAGGTATAGCAACTGTTGAAAAATTGATACTCAAGCACAACCCTGAGGATGTCAATTATCAGCATATTACAACCCATGATGAAGGGACAATCCTCCATAGAATCAAAGTTTTTATCAAAGCCTGCCGCGCTCTGCTATGGAATCTGATGAATGGCAAAGCCGATATTTTACACGTACATATTTCAGATGGTGGCAGCTTAGTAAGAAAAGCGATTATTGCAGTGATTGCTTTTATATTTAACAAGCCTATACTGATGCACGCTCATGGTGCAGAATTCCAAACAACTTACTCTAAACTACCATTACTAGCTCAACTAGTTTTGAGTAAAATATTTCGTTCCTGCGATAAATTTATTGTTCTTTCCAAAAATTGGGAAGAGTATTATACGCATAACTTAGGACTAAAAAAACAACAAGTTGTAGTTTTGCCCAACCCGACTGAATTACCAATTCAAATACCTAATAGAATCCATACTTCATCTATTAAGTTTGGCTTTTGTGGAAGAATTGGTTCCCGCAAAGGAACATTCGATTTAATTCAAGCCTTTGCTACAATGCCGCAAAGCCTGAGAGAGCGCTCGGAGTTGATTATCGCTGGAGATGGAGATATTGAGCCAGCATGTAGATTAGTTGAAAAGCTTGAGATTAAAGATCGCGTTAGATTTCTCGGCTGGATAGACTCTCAAGCCAGAGAAAAACTATTAACTGATATCGATATATTTGTTTTACCTTCCTACAACGAAGGTTTACCAATGGCTCTGTTAGAAGCTATGGCTTGGGGTTTACCAGTAGTAGTAACACCAGTCGGTGGCATACCCGAATTAATAACTTCAGCAGAGAATGGTTTATTAGTTGCACCTGGAGATATTCAGCAACTGTCTAAAAACATGCAGCAATTAGTTGAAAATCAGCCTCTAAGAGTCTCTTTAGGAAGTGCAGCCAGACAATCCGTTATCCCTCTTGATGTCAAAGCTTATTGCACTGAGATGTATCAAATTTACAACTCAGCTATCGACTGTAAATCAAGGAAGCCTTCTATCTTATATCCTTATGGAAATATCTTGCAGCGCCTTTTAGAGATTCGCATCTAA
- a CDS encoding non-ribosomal peptide synthetase has protein sequence MLNKNLEYWQNKLSRVPVLELTTDKLRTSNQEYDIGIETFVFPRQLCESVKTLNQSSENGLFISLLTAFKCLLHKYTAQEDIIVGSCIPQKNNLDFNTLAFRSSISSHICFSELLKQVNQIVIEDFKHQDFSWQQLVEKLSAIGFYKDTSVFQVMFSLQDAFVMDTPLPINVDEFKSDLSLFVVEAREGLKGTFTYNQQLFAPQTIKRMIAHFENLLKIVVENPHTKVGEIAILSEIERYQILVEWNNTELDYPHDKCIHQLFEEQVAKTPDAVAVIFQEQQLTYQQLDNRANQLANYLQTLGIKPDTKVGICINRCLNMVVGILGILKAGAAYIPIDPNYPQERLSHMLDDSDVSVLLTTENLLSGLPANKAKQICLDRDWESLISHQSQESPTSDVKPSHLAYIIYTSGSTGKSKGVMIEHSSLVNFTITATKEYAINHRDRVLQFASISFDVAVEEIYPCLTNGATLILRTDEFLTNGHQMLQKCEQWGITVLDLPTAYWHQLVSDLATAESEAPQNLRLVIIGGEAVIPEKVRTWQKSFKNNQYPELINTYGPTEATVVVTRCKLSESINKDTGLAQMTIGKPFANVQIYILDSCLNPVPIGVPGELHIGGLCLARGYLNRPELTAQKFIPDPFNRGMRMYKSGDLARFLPDGNIDFLGRIDHQVKIRGFRIELGEIETVLNQHAAVKQAIVIPQEYEAGDKRLIAYIVPRSTQSPTNKQLKEFLKSRLPEYMIPSGFVSLEALPLTPNDKVDRKALPKPDKNNLNLEEEYLSARNDVEKKLVTLWEQAFRIQPIGIKDNFFSLGGNSLMATSMVAEIEKIFDKKLNQGVFFEASTIEQLAAILLQEEIATESVIKINFSGNKLPLFIIANNGFLYQQMIENLDTEQPVYIVQEPLDKASEMASRCIRKIRDIQPQGPYNLMGHSYEGLVTYEIAQQLYLQNEQIAFLGMLDTPTPEVENRAEEARLLFKRYQRLKAVLGFSWKDKTSFFKERVEYKLSESFKPLMPTLSKFMNEYKLKALPIKLNIFVAIFEFYGLEDANFGWDKWAKEVETHKIPGTHRSMLLKPENAQLLANKISICLTK, from the coding sequence ATGCTTAATAAAAATTTAGAATATTGGCAAAATAAACTTAGTAGAGTACCGGTTTTAGAATTAACTACAGATAAACTAAGAACTTCCAATCAAGAATATGATATTGGTATAGAAACTTTTGTTTTTCCTCGACAATTATGCGAATCAGTAAAAACCCTGAATCAAAGCTCCGAGAATGGACTATTTATAAGTTTGCTAACGGCTTTTAAATGTCTGCTACATAAATACACTGCTCAAGAAGATATTATAGTTGGTTCTTGCATTCCTCAAAAAAATAATTTAGATTTTAATACATTAGCTTTTAGAAGTTCTATATCTAGTCATATTTGTTTTTCCGAATTATTAAAGCAAGTTAATCAAATAGTAATAGAAGACTTTAAACATCAAGATTTTTCTTGGCAGCAACTAGTCGAAAAATTATCAGCAATAGGTTTTTATAAGGATACGAGTGTCTTTCAAGTTATGTTTAGCTTACAAGATGCTTTTGTAATGGATACACCATTACCAATTAATGTTGATGAATTTAAATCAGATTTATCTCTATTTGTTGTAGAAGCAAGAGAAGGGTTAAAAGGAACATTTACATACAATCAACAACTATTTGCACCGCAAACGATAAAGCGGATGATTGCTCATTTCGAGAATTTACTTAAAATTGTTGTTGAGAATCCCCATACAAAAGTCGGCGAAATCGCAATTTTAAGCGAGATCGAACGCTATCAAATCTTAGTAGAATGGAATAATACAGAATTAGATTATCCTCACGACAAATGCATTCATCAACTGTTTGAAGAACAAGTAGCTAAAACGCCAGATGCAGTAGCGGTTATATTTCAAGAGCAACAACTAACTTATCAACAGTTGGATAATCGTGCCAACCAACTTGCAAACTATCTGCAAACTTTAGGAATTAAACCAGATACTAAGGTTGGTATTTGTATCAACCGCTGTTTAAATATGGTAGTAGGTATACTCGGCATTCTCAAAGCAGGTGCTGCTTATATACCTATAGATCCCAATTATCCTCAAGAGCGTTTATCTCATATGCTGGATGATTCGGATGTATCAGTACTATTAACCACAGAAAATTTACTATCGGGATTGCCAGCAAACAAAGCCAAACAAATCTGTTTGGATCGAGACTGGGAAAGTCTAATTTCCCATCAAAGTCAAGAATCTCCTACCAGCGATGTCAAACCGTCACATTTAGCTTACATCATCTACACTTCTGGCTCCACTGGTAAATCTAAAGGAGTGATGATTGAGCATAGTTCTTTAGTTAATTTTACGATTACTGCCACAAAAGAATACGCAATAAATCATCGCGATCGCGTTCTGCAATTTGCATCGATTAGTTTTGATGTGGCTGTAGAAGAAATCTATCCTTGCCTTACTAATGGTGCAACTTTAATACTGCGAACCGATGAATTTTTAACTAACGGTCATCAGATGCTGCAAAAATGCGAACAATGGGGAATAACTGTATTAGATTTACCTACAGCATACTGGCATCAATTAGTTTCTGATTTAGCTACAGCAGAATCGGAAGCACCTCAAAACTTGCGATTGGTAATTATCGGTGGGGAAGCAGTAATTCCAGAAAAAGTTAGAACATGGCAAAAATCTTTCAAGAATAATCAATATCCTGAATTGATTAATACTTACGGACCAACCGAAGCAACTGTAGTCGTTACCAGATGTAAACTGTCTGAATCTATAAATAAAGATACTGGACTTGCACAAATGACTATTGGAAAACCTTTCGCTAACGTGCAAATTTATATCTTAGATTCTTGCCTAAATCCTGTTCCTATAGGAGTCCCTGGAGAATTGCATATTGGGGGTTTATGTTTGGCACGCGGTTATCTTAATAGACCAGAATTAACCGCACAAAAGTTTATTCCCGACCCCTTTAATCGCGGCATGAGAATGTATAAGTCTGGAGATTTAGCCCGTTTTCTCCCCGATGGTAATATTGATTTTCTTGGACGCATCGACCATCAAGTCAAAATTCGCGGTTTTCGCATCGAGTTAGGAGAAATTGAAACCGTTCTCAATCAACATGCTGCTGTCAAACAAGCTATTGTTATTCCTCAAGAATACGAAGCTGGAGATAAACGTTTAATAGCTTATATCGTTCCTAGAAGTACTCAATCACCTACAAATAAACAATTAAAAGAGTTTCTGAAAAGTAGGCTACCAGAATACATGATACCGTCGGGATTTGTCAGTTTAGAAGCCTTACCCTTAACCCCAAATGACAAAGTAGACCGTAAAGCCCTTCCCAAACCTGATAAAAATAATCTGAATTTAGAAGAAGAGTATTTATCTGCTCGTAACGATGTGGAAAAAAAATTAGTTACTCTTTGGGAACAAGCTTTCCGCATTCAGCCAATTGGAATCAAAGATAATTTCTTCTCCTTAGGTGGTAATTCTTTAATGGCTACGTCAATGGTAGCTGAAATTGAAAAGATATTTGATAAAAAACTTAATCAAGGTGTCTTTTTTGAAGCATCCACAATTGAACAGTTAGCTGCTATTCTCCTTCAAGAAGAAATCGCCACAGAAAGCGTTATCAAAATTAATTTTAGTGGCAACAAACTACCTCTATTTATTATTGCTAATAATGGTTTTTTGTATCAGCAAATGATTGAGAATTTAGATACAGAGCAACCTGTTTATATAGTACAGGAACCGTTAGATAAAGCTTCAGAAATGGCATCACGCTGTATCCGAAAAATACGGGATATTCAGCCACAAGGACCATATAATTTAATGGGTCATTCTTACGAAGGCTTAGTGACTTACGAAATAGCCCAGCAGTTATATTTACAAAACGAACAAATAGCTTTTTTAGGAATGCTTGATACGCCTACACCAGAAGTAGAAAATAGAGCAGAAGAAGCTAGATTACTCTTTAAACGTTATCAACGGCTAAAAGCAGTTTTAGGTTTTTCTTGGAAAGATAAGACCAGCTTTTTTAAAGAGAGAGTCGAATACAAACTTAGCGAATCATTTAAACCATTAATGCCAACTCTTAGTAAATTCATGAATGAATATAAACTTAAGGCATTACCGATAAAATTAAATATTTTTGTGGCTATCTTTGAATTTTATGGACTTGAAGATGCTAACTTTGGTTGGGATAAATGGGCTAAAGAAGTGGAAACACATAAAATTCCCGGCACTCATCGCTCTATGTTGTTAAAACCAGAAAATGCTCAGCTTTTAGCCAATAAAATTAGTATTTGTTTGACAAAATAA